The following proteins are encoded in a genomic region of Apis mellifera strain DH4 linkage group LG14, Amel_HAv3.1, whole genome shotgun sequence:
- the LOC100578380 gene encoding tRNA (guanine-N(7)-)-methyltransferase isoform X1 translates to MLRYSCITHVDYFLTTMSDPLPLPQKKYYRQRAHSNPIADHCLEYPIKPDLMNWNSLYPFYFPFNKESKEDNDAKKCVEFVDIGCGYGGLLVTLSPMFPDNLILGMEIRVKVSDYVMDRIAALRSQYPGQYQNIACLRTNAMKYLPNYFQKGQLKKMFFLYPDPHFKKSKHKWRIINKTLLAEYAYVLAEDATVYTVTDVKDLHEWIVKHFQEHPLFDNISKEELDQDPIIEKLYESTEEGQKVTRNKGDKFLAIFKRIPDPFEKKIS, encoded by the exons at gttACGTTATTCGTGTATTACCCACGTGGATTATTTTTTGACAACTATGTCAGATCCACTACCATTaccacaaaaaaaatattatagacaaCGTGCTCATTCGAATCCTATAGCAGATCACTGTTTAGAAta TCCTATTAAACCTGATTTAATGAATTGGAATTCATtatatccattttattttccatttaataaagaatctaAAGAAGATAATGATGCAAAGAAATGTGTTGAATTTGTAGATATTGGTTGTGGCTATGGAGGATTATtag ttaCATTATCACCAATGTTTcctgataatttaattcttggtATGGAGATTAGAGTTAAAGTTTCCGATTATGTTATGGATCGTATAGCTGCATTAAGATCACAATATCCTGgacaatatcaaaatattgcaTGTTTGAGAACTAatgcaatgaaatatttaccaaattattttcaaaaaggccag ttGAAAAAGATGTTTTTCTTATATCCAGAtccacattttaaaaaatccaaacACAAAtggagaattataaataagacaCTCTTGGCAGAATATGCTTATGTGTTAGCTGaagat gCCACTGTATACACAGTGACAGATGTTAAAGACTTACATGAATGGATAGTAAAACATTTTCAAGAACACCCATTATTTGATAACATTTCTAAAGAAGAATTG gatcAAGATCCCATTATtgagaaattatatgaaaGCACAGAAGAAGGTCAAAAAGTAACAAGAAATAAAGGAGATAAGTTTTTAGCCATCTTTAAACGTATTCCAGatccatttgaaaaaaaaattagttga